A genomic stretch from Sphaerodactylus townsendi isolate TG3544 linkage group LG15, MPM_Stown_v2.3, whole genome shotgun sequence includes:
- the LOC125445111 gene encoding zinc finger protein 90-like has product MEVITVKEETKSVTLPACCLCQEELPDLAGSPGQIPQCRACKSIILEPRNWLPGNQEARGFPADRPYSCSFCSKCFKRASDRRDHERVHTGERPYGCSICGKHFTQSSVLSGHMRIHTGERPFQCAVCFKSFNNSSNFRKHQRIHGQEEPYVYGAKGNSGKDCTILPEKRQSQPTERQDGGNQWPGKILRQNGHQSMKELRESENGSHLGRQNSPYVNGLLSQGGSSYGSSQPADYGNHSKKVRQGATYCGPDFEPKHRSDQNKTVDSKGRDGELGENGCHSPEQNGHRFRLVKYVNGENHTKGLRSRRAEESHAQGEQKQCAVSHSGRLQLDGVSCGKGLLLTDGNRDHIHRLIQNGGVRGCNGGLLKGLKLTGVKGTVTGLKQNGSGGSPNSGLRQFRNDNSIKVRPNVSHGGPINGVSENGNRHFGELSQDGGTSEEKQVNFQACASGNVDSLVPQMSVQTCPENGDMVWEEPDTEITEGRDDLEECSSFDRRPCSSPWEPGVSDSCSSPYDLSASPHQDQFTVQLWEGDSCTSYPFQDPEPYDQHSQSVFDSKPFLCFACPKQFRRATDLKEHLRVHTGERPFGCSVCGKRFTQSSALATHRRLHTGEKPFECTVCCRRFNNSSNFAKHRRLHVQDVGCGSKVVEKISWSVKPQ; this is encoded by the coding sequence ATGGAAGTGATTACAGTGAAGGAAGAGACTAAATCGGTCACTCTCCCTGCCTGTTGCCTGTGCCAGGAGGAGCTACCGGATCTCGCTGGGTCCCCAGGGCAGATTCCACAATGCCGGGCCTGCAAAAGCATCATCTTGGAGCCCAGGAACTGGTTGCCCGGCAACCAAGAGGCTCGGGGCTTCCCTGCCGACAGGCCTTACAGCTGCTCTTTCTGCTCCAAATGCTTCAAGAGGGCCTCAGACAGGCGTGACCATGAGCGGGTGCATACAGGAGAAAGGCCCTACGGCTGCAGCATCTGCGGCAAGCACTTTACTCAGAGCTCGGTGCTTTCCGGCCACATGCGCATCCATACCGGGGAGCGGCCTTTCCAGTGCGCCGTCTGCTTCAAGTCTTTCAACAACAGCTCCAATTTTCGCAAACACCAACGCATCCATGGCCAAGAGGAGCCGTATGTATACGGTGCCAAGGGTAATAGCGGGAAGGACTGTACCATCCTTCCTGAGAAGCGGCAGAGTCAACCCACAGAAAGGCAAGATGGCGGCAACCAGTGGCCGGGCAAGATACTGAGGCAAAATGGCCACCAAAGCATGAAGGAACTGAGGGAAAGTGAGAACGGGAGCCATCTTGGGAGACAAAACAGCCCTTATGTTAACGGGCTTTTAAGCCAAGGCGGCAGCAGCTATGGTTCAAGCCAGCCTGCCGATTATGGAAACCATTCCAAGAAAGTGAGGCAAGGCGCCACTTACTGTGGCCCTGATTTTGAACCGAAACACAGAAGTGACCAAAATAAGACCGTTGACAGCAAAGGACGTGATGGCGAACTGGGGGAAAATGGGTGTCACAGCCCCGAACAAAATGGCCACCGCTTCAGACTTGTTAAGTACGTGAACGGGGAAAATCACACAAAAGGCCTGAGGTCCAGGAGAGCGGAGGAAAGCCACGCTCAGGGAGAACAGAAGCAATGTGCCGTCAGCCACAGTGGTAGGTTACAGTTAGATGGTGTCAGCTGTGGAAAAGGGCTCTTACTAACGGACGGCAACAGGGACCACATTCACAGACTGATTCAAAATGGGGGTGTCAGGGGCTGTAACGGAGGCCTACTCAAAGGCCTGAAGCTCACCGGTGTGAAGGGGACCGTTACAGGCCTGAAGCAGAATGGCAGTGGGGGAAGTCCGAACAGTGGCCTGAGGCAATTCCGCAATGACAACAGTATAAAGGTGAGGCCAAACGTCAGCCATGGAGGGCCTATCAATGGCGTGAGTGAAAATGGCAACCGCCATTTTGGAGAGCTGAGTCAGGATGGTGGCACCAGTGAGGAGAAACAGGTGAACTTTCAAGCATGTGCTTCTGGAAACGTGGATTCGCTCGTGCCTCAAATGTCTGTTCAGACCTGTCCTGAAAATGGGGATATGGTATGGGAAGAGCCCGATACAGAGATAACAGAGGGACGAGATGATCTTGAAGAATGCTCTTCCTTCGACAGGCGCCCCTGTTCATCCCCTTGGGAGCCAGGTGTCTCCGATTCATGCTCTTCGCCTTATGACCTCTCAGCGTCACCCCATCAAGATCAATTCACCGTTCAGCTCTGGGAAGGAGACAGCTGTACCTCCTATCCTTTCCAAGATCCTGAGCCTTATGACCAACATTCCCAATCTGTCTTTGACTCCAAGCCCTTCCTGTGCTTCGCGTGTCCCAAGCAATTCCGGCGTGCTACGGATTTGAAGGAGCATCTGCGAGTCCACACGGGTGAAAGGCCCTTTGGCTGCTCCGTCTGCGGCAAGCGGTTCACGCAGAGCTCGGCTCTAGCGACTCATCGCAGGCTGCACACGGGGGAAAAGCCCTTTGAATGCACCGTGTGCTGCCGGCGTTTCAATAACTCTTCCAACTTTGCCAAGCATCGCCGGCTTCATGTGCAAGACGTGGGATGTGGCAGTAAGGTAGTGGAGAAAATATCATGGAGCGTCAAGCCACAGTGA